In Halobacteriovorax marinus SJ, the following proteins share a genomic window:
- a CDS encoding C1 family peptidase — MYAIFLSLLISFSVFTYADDIGYESPYIYDSPALNDLAYAKYLAPKSNTQDLIALQTSVKSQKSRGTCTMFTAMGLLEHILIRDHSYPRDIDFSEEWMEYIIMSSKTTEGSSISKNLKAVHKYGVVYESTLPYIGKRWRELSDSPLAMSRCGEFSGTRLQSCLLGHRDPYLLRMSDEQVLSLGDAEFVTIRDEATALKEEIVSKILPLKKSYKIKKLSKVKELLQKNQSVIMGIKLFYGSWNHSKTDKLNIQTRNKKKWYEGIVTYPEVGSFDRRISMEKGGGHSLILVGYDDEKVIHSKMKMEDGTWREFTYKGVYYFKNSWGVRGSGRDFTLDGESFPGYGMISQKYAHEFGSFYAIPSK; from the coding sequence ATGTACGCAATCTTCTTATCACTTTTAATAAGTTTCAGTGTTTTCACATATGCCGATGATATTGGTTATGAATCTCCTTATATTTATGATTCTCCAGCGCTCAATGATCTCGCCTATGCAAAGTATTTGGCGCCCAAGTCCAATACTCAAGATCTCATTGCACTACAGACCTCAGTTAAATCACAAAAGTCTCGTGGCACATGTACAATGTTTACGGCCATGGGCCTATTGGAGCATATTTTAATTAGAGATCATTCCTATCCAAGAGATATAGATTTCTCCGAGGAATGGATGGAATATATTATTATGAGTTCTAAGACAACTGAGGGCTCGTCTATTTCTAAGAATTTAAAAGCAGTACATAAGTATGGAGTTGTTTATGAGAGCACGCTTCCTTATATAGGTAAGAGGTGGCGAGAGCTTAGTGATTCACCTCTAGCAATGAGTAGGTGTGGAGAGTTTAGTGGTACTCGTTTACAGAGCTGTCTTCTTGGTCATAGAGATCCCTATTTACTTAGAATGTCAGATGAGCAGGTATTAAGTCTTGGGGACGCAGAATTTGTGACTATTCGAGATGAGGCAACGGCCCTTAAGGAAGAGATTGTTTCAAAAATTCTCCCTCTAAAGAAATCTTACAAGATAAAGAAACTCTCTAAGGTAAAAGAGTTATTACAAAAGAACCAATCAGTTATTATGGGTATAAAGCTCTTCTATGGTTCTTGGAATCATAGCAAGACGGATAAATTAAATATCCAAACTCGAAATAAGAAGAAGTGGTATGAAGGGATTGTGACTTACCCCGAAGTTGGAAGTTTTGATAGAAGAATCTCTATGGAAAAGGGTGGAGGTCATAGTCTTATTCTAGTTGGCTATGACGATGAAAAAGTCATTCATTCAAAAATGAAGATGGAAGATGGAACTTGGAGAGAGTTTACTTATAAAGGCGTTTACTACTTTAAAAATTCATGGGGTGTTCGCGGAAGTGGTAGAGATTTCACTTTGGATGGAGAGTCTTTCCCCGGATATGGGATGATTTCTCAAAAGTATGCCCATGAATTTGGATCATTTTACGCAATACCAAGTAAGTAA
- the arfB gene encoding alternative ribosome rescue aminoacyl-tRNA hydrolase ArfB — protein MLEELSKEIQYSFSKASGKGGQNVNKLNTKATLVWNIYNTKLLTYRQKENFKLKFPSMIKEDGSITISSKEHRTQKLNKEECMRKLLKMCKKAKEFEKKRIGTKPTRSSKEKRIKNKKLKGHIKKMRQEKF, from the coding sequence ATGTTGGAAGAGCTCAGTAAAGAAATTCAATATAGCTTCTCAAAAGCTTCTGGCAAAGGTGGCCAAAATGTTAATAAATTAAATACTAAGGCCACCCTCGTCTGGAATATCTACAATACAAAGCTTCTCACTTATCGCCAGAAAGAAAACTTCAAATTGAAATTTCCATCTATGATTAAAGAAGATGGAAGTATTACAATTTCTTCCAAAGAACATCGAACTCAAAAATTAAATAAAGAAGAGTGCATGAGAAAACTTTTAAAGATGTGCAAAAAAGCAAAAGAGTTTGAAAAAAAGAGAATAGGAACTAAACCAACGAGATCTTCAAAAGAAAAGAGAATAAAAAATAAGAAACTCAAAGGACATATCAAGAAAATGCGCCAAGAGAAATTTTAA